From Verrucomicrobiota bacterium, one genomic window encodes:
- a CDS encoding HAD-IA family hydrolase: MTELRAIFFDFDGLILDTEVACYGGWKWVFESHGLDYLLEDFQRIVGTDKSPRPLLEERLGSPPDWERIDPERREYERGLGRDMEIKPGVLELLYQARSRGWRRAVVSSSPHHWVLPHLESRGASELFEDFICHGDAPNAKPAPDLYLEALKRLHVNAEEAVALEDSYNGSFAAKEAGLWCIAVPNAITRSMDFSHADLVTEDLLGLNLADLSERFR; the protein is encoded by the coding sequence ATGACAGAGCTACGCGCGATTTTTTTTGATTTTGATGGTCTGATACTGGACACCGAAGTGGCTTGTTACGGAGGCTGGAAGTGGGTGTTTGAGAGCCATGGGTTGGACTATTTACTCGAAGATTTTCAGCGTATCGTGGGCACAGATAAATCTCCACGACCTTTGCTGGAGGAACGTTTGGGTAGTCCTCCAGATTGGGAAAGAATCGATCCGGAACGTCGGGAATATGAACGGGGTCTCGGACGTGATATGGAAATTAAGCCGGGAGTTCTGGAGTTGTTGTACCAGGCACGATCGAGAGGCTGGAGACGTGCGGTGGTTTCGAGTTCTCCGCATCACTGGGTTCTTCCCCATTTAGAGAGTCGAGGTGCGAGTGAGTTGTTCGAAGATTTTATCTGTCATGGTGACGCCCCTAATGCGAAGCCGGCTCCCGACCTGTATTTGGAAGCTTTGAAGCGATTGCATGTGAATGCCGAAGAGGCAGTGGCTTTGGAGGATTCATACAACGGGTCATTCGCAGCTAAGGAAGCTGGTCTTTGGTGTATTGCCGTGCCGAATGCCATCACCCGTTCCATGGATTTCTCTCACGCGGACCTTGTGACTGAAGATCTGCTGGGCCTTAACCTGGCAGATCTGAGCGAGAGATTCAGATAG